In Vicia villosa cultivar HV-30 ecotype Madison, WI linkage group LG7, Vvil1.0, whole genome shotgun sequence, the DNA window GTGGTATGATGAGTTTAGTGAAGGTGGAGGCTAGGGTTTAATGGAGGATGAGAAAGAAAAGTGGGAGAATGaatggaaagaagaagaagattggttATAATGGAGATGGGCCCCACATggggttttaaaaaaatttgaaaaattctgcCCCACACTGTTCACACGGTCCGTGTCCctgcacacgggcggccgtgtgaaAAAGCTGGATTGAAATTTTGGGGCGTGCTGagggcaacacgggccgtgttgctgcacacgggcgcccgtgttgcaagTGCTGAAGCcactttttaaaatttgttatttcttcttttcaggcagttttcaacacgggccgtgttactgcacacgggtgcccgtgttgatggcTTTCAATGCACCAAAAATGGACACTCTCCGTGCCTTTTTACTCGAGTTGCGTCTACCGGTCTAAACTCTACCACCTACAAAAGAaacgaaataaaacaaagaaaatgaaagttAACGGAAACAAACGTGGGTTTcctcccacggagcgcttcgtttaacgtcgcatggctcgacggtccatcgtcctactaagcaagacgaatgacatcaacctgtccaactggttgaccttggaaatatggctttaatctctgcccattaactttaaagatgtctccattagcttgattttttatttcaactgcaccgtaagggaacaccttatgaaccataaatggtcccgaccatttggaTCGCAATTTTCCCGGAAAAAGCTTCAAACGGGAATTGTACAGAAGGACCAGCTGTCCTTCCCAAAACTCTTTTTTCTGAATCCTCCTATCGTGCCACTTCTTGGTCTGTTCCTTGTAAAACTTGGCATTTTCGTACG includes these proteins:
- the LOC131617063 gene encoding uncharacterized protein LOC131617063, whose amino-acid sequence is MDLSLAGNSRILQLHELEEFRNRAYENAKFYKEQTKKWHDRRIQKKEFWEGQLVLLYNSRLKLFPGKLRSKWSGPFMVVEFRPVDATRVKRHGECPFLVH